The Vigna angularis cultivar LongXiaoDou No.4 chromosome 9, ASM1680809v1, whole genome shotgun sequence DNA window tatttatttatcttaatgataattaaattttaatagtcaaataatttatagttattatatttaacattaatGACCGATTTGtcaatttgaataatttattaattatttgttcaTGTCCGTTAAGTCTAATAAATTTggttatgttattattaattattatattattatatatttgaagtaaatattattttaattatatcatgttgattttataaatataattgatatttcAAACTCTCTAATTTAGACCAAAAATCATTCAAGCCATATGATACCCACACTCAATATTTAAGAtcattattctatttttaaaatttaaatataattaatacaaataaataacattaatcGTCAGATTATCAATATATGGATGTTGTAATATAGTtcgtaattttaaaaaacttatccagttttattttttgtttcaaattacattaaagtagtaaattttgatgtgaatataatagagttaaaaatgataatgaaatttataataattaagatttaaaatattcatgacctttttttataaatatatgaaatttaaataatataatttaaccaTATATTGACAATACATTTTGactatttattttgtaataatatcactatatttcttatttaatacaaaacagTATTATAATTACAGTAACTAATTAGGTTATTACcataaatgtatattttgatGGAATTGATCAATTAAATCTTTAAAAGTTGCAAGAAAGTTGATTTAATATAATACTATGTTTAAATTAATAGTTTGTTACAATAAATTTCATGATTTATTATAGTCCTTTTTGTATTTATTCACAATCTCCCAGGATAGATTAGATAACAGTTAagattttgttttatgaatacTTCATGAatcatgaattaaaatatacCCCATGTGATTAAATATGGAAATGTCCAAAATTaccataattaataatttctaaCAATGATTAAGAACAAATCTtgctgtatatatatatatatatatatatatatatatatatatatatattaaggtgCTGTCAATAGCCTTGCACCAGTAAAAGTTACCAAGAGAAAGTTTGGAAGAAATCTTTTTTGCAGATAAAACCATGGAAAGCAATGGTGAAGCAGAAAACAGTTGTGGAAAAGTTTGTTCTCCATCATCAGAAAAGCCATCACTGATgctgatgaagaagaagaacaagaagaagaagctttgtTGCAGATATTGTAACAAGAAGTTCAGCAGTTTCCAAGCCTTGGGTGGACATCAGAATGCACACAAGGCAGAAAGAGCAGTAGCACAGAGAGAGAAGATTCTGAACATGGCTTCTGCATATGGCAGAACTTCATATGTTGGTGGTGTTGATTCAAACAACTGTCATGGATTGAGAGGAAAATCATGTGGGGTGTCAGAAATTTCCATGACTCATTTCAAGCCACATTTTGGACTAACACATGATCATCAATGGTCAAAGCAGTACACTTTGGATTATGTTCAAGCCACAATTCAAAAGTTGCAGACTTTGAATGATGAAGGGAGTGGATTTCATCAAGATCACATATCATATCAACCTTTAACTTTTTCTATACTTGGAGATGAAAAACTAAATTCAGAGTTGTTGTTTAATACTAGTTTATCTAATCAAGAAAAAGATTCTGCAGTGATATCTCGTAATGAAATTACAATGATGCATGATTTGAATGTCAAGAATTCAAGTGGTGATGAGAACTCTGATGAAGAAAATGGTTTTTCTGCAATGGCTGCTGGCAATGCAGTGGTGGAGGAACTTGATTTGACTCTCAAGATTGCCAATAGAGTGGTGGAGGAACCTGATTTGACTCTCAAGATTTGAATCTCAGTTGTTTTTTTACTTCTGGTTTATTTTGTTCAATCaataaatttcatctttttattttagaaactcTTTTTTTGATCTAAATTTGATggaattttgatttcttttctgTTCATACGAATTAAAGAAATGATGGATCAAGAGTTTTGCAAGAACTCACCCCTTCCTACTAATTAAACTaaacatatgtttttttatatttaatatttatgaattgaTGGCTACTTTAAATTCTTTTCTCAGTGCATGGTAATGTTAATTTTGTACTTTTGTTTgcaaaatacaaattataattttagtttttttttttgcattccttcattttattatattctatacattttaatataatgtaatttattaaaataaataataacaataatatgtGTTTTATGagttattgaaattttaaatagagaaaataaataaataaatcataaaataaaatagattcaTCTTTTGGAATAGATATTAAATCTCAATGGTACATCTGtaactaattatttaattgatggTTAAAGAATGTAACAATTAGATATtataatgtgtgatattatacTGTATTAATAGCTTACACATTACGTTTACTTATATCCTAAAAGCATTGtctttaattgaaaaaaataaaacaagtattTTAACATTGGTTCTTGAATTGTCTTTAATATGgtcttgagaaaaaaaaactttgacaCGATTAAGAACCAGTGTAATGTAATATCTTTACATACGATCGAGGACGATTTTAATATTAACGGTCGTcgtattaaatattaatttttaaaaaaaatatgataaacatgaaagagttaataaataaaaatggaatGAATTAATACATGTCATATCATAGTAAGAATCATTGTTGCGtacactaattttttaaaaatgatactTATAAATTTTcgatttaatatttattttagtttttatttttcgtaaGTTTTGTTTAAAGTGATTCTTTATGTTCaaattgatttttgattttttttagacatttaaagttatttcaatttttataatttttatttaatttgatttttttttcgcATCTAAATTGTTAATGACATAGTATTTATGTGAGTCATTAGTGAATGATTTGTGTTTAGAGGTGGCTAATGTGAAGGTTTAATTGTTCTTGATACTTTTATGGTTGATTGCAATGATGATTTTCAAGTTGGATTTTACGACTGTGCGAATTTTTGGTGGTTGAACGAACATGGTGTCTTGTCATGGATTCAATTTGCGATAGTGGAGATTTTCGTTTATAATTTGtgatctttgactttttgattTGCAAGTTCGAACTCGCAATGGAGCTTCGTGTGGAGGAGGCACGAAATGGGTCGTTAGGATTTCGCTGTGGCTTTTGTTGGTGATGCAGAGAAGTGGTGGCTGATAAAAGTTTATGCGATGGTCGTGATTGCGCTATTGGTGGCTTCGCTTTTGGTTTGGATGGCTGGCCATGGAGGTTCTCGCGATATGTGGATTTAAGATTTTTTGCAAATTGCTCGTGAGGTTGCATATCTATTATTTACAGCTTGCTCGAAGAAGATGTTAGTTGTCTTGCGATAGTGGTACGAGGAAGAAGATGGTGGTACATTGCGGCTACGTAATGGCGGAGAGGGAGAGTTCAGTGGTCGGTGATGCAGCAACGACCGAGTCAAGAATGTTAGGAAGAAAATGAGATGGTATATTTAGTAATAACTTATATGAACCCTGTGATACTAAAAATTTGGACGCCAGccgaaaaaatatcaaatttaaataaaaaattacaaaaattagaaCCTTTTTGAAAGTCAAgaaaattaaacctaaattttttgaaaacattattcctttttttagaatataaaattttattattttatgactaTTTTACGTCAAATCTATATGTAAGTGACGTTGTTATTCTCTTTTAAATGTTTGTTCTGTTTTATATTTATCTGCCTTCCATCAGATACCACAAACCAATTTACAAAtatcaaaagttttttttagtaTCTCTTATGTCATCATAAgcacaattataaataaagcattataaaaattgtatactataaatattattttactttaccAACTATAAGCATTGACAAAATATTATCATGTGCTTATAATTCTAACGTAGTCGAATACTTTTTTAATTCGATCATTGTGTCTATTGaaatactatattatatttacaaacttcaaacaaCTATAAACagttaaattattaatgaattggttaactataataaattatttgattttaatacttttttattttatatcacgTAATGGTTGTCATTTATTTCATAGCAATTATTATATCCATAattttcaaagtattttttatattgtagttcaaaataatataattaaagtaattaatcaATATACAAAAGTAAACATACAATACATCTTATAATATGATAATACATATTTGATACattattttcaattcttttttaataaaatattgtgaGGGTGTtctatatcattttatatttcatacTATTTAGTATCTTTTTTATCTCATAGACAAGTCTTTATATATATGTGCTTGTGCAAAAAGTTCAATTTCAAAATCTCAAATTATGTCGTCTAATTGGTCATCCATGGTTGAATAAATAGCTTCTTGAAATAGTTACATGTTTGACAGATCTAACAATTAATCATATCCCATCCatgttatataatttataataaagtcACCCCAAATGAAACATGTTTCTTAATCTTTATAGCATATAACCTTTTTTTTCCATTCAAACAattcacataatatccaacatcATAAGTGAATGTTGAATTAATTCAACTTTGACCCACACTTACATTGTATGTGTTGGTGGTTGACATTAGTTGTGTCATATCCATGtaaatattacttattttaatccAAAAGGTGAgattatatttaattgagaaatatttactattttatggttGATTAGCAtgtaaaacttaattaatatttattatatttcatgaaatttcgataatattttttattggtcTTATACAAAATCAAAGCAATGACATgaaatcaatttcaataaaatacgtatcaaaataatacaattagTTGAATTgtagattaaaatatatttactaataAACTATTCAAAAGTGATAGTAACATCATAATTCAATATTTGACATAGTAATTATgcattgttttttatataaaagaaaataaaaggataaTTCAAATTGGAGATAGtaatttcatctttatattgaatcccaaataaaaaaagtttcacTCAATCCACAcacttaacaaaatttttattacataacACTTTAATCAAgggtttaataaaatatataatttgttggGTTGGACACAATCAATATCATTACAAAAGAATCAATAGaatcaatattaattatttaaaaagtatcaTAAATCATAACTATAAATGTCAAAGTTCATACTCCTATTTTCCAAAGTGCAAAAGTAAGATATAATTACATTTCTAACTAGTCAAATTAATTAGTCTTTAATAATATAACTAGTAAGTCACTAATTAACCATTAATTACATAACCAAATAACTATAGCACTTAACAACTAAATTTAGTATATAATATTCCtaaatttaataaagttttagGAATGTATTAATACCGATTATTTAACTAACAtgtaaatgataaaataattgtaattaatatattttttgttgcctaactaataaaaaaaaaaactaaattataaactaTGCTTGTTTAAAGATAGAGAAAAGGTAGAGAAGTGGCAGGAGAAGAGAAAGACAGGTGAGAGGAATATGTTATCATCTTAATGTTTTGTTAAATACTGCCAAAATAATTATACCACTTAAATTCACTCTACTAAAAAAATACCACTTccattgtttaaaaatttaaaaactaatgtCCATATACAAACTAcaataataaacaatattttaatgtCCAGAATATGTTGGAAATGAACACgcattttgcttttcttttcaaaatattatccCCTCTTACCGTCATTAATCAATACCGACAATACCGAAAAAGCATgtcaaacaattttaaaaaataaaaacttgaaaaagCTTAACATAATAACATATTATCTAGTACTGTTAAATGAGCTCATGAAAATTATATCATCTAGCATTAGTAGTGCATTCTAaacatgatttttaattttaaaaagtagctATGAATTTCTCTATAATGAAAGCTCCTATTAGTATGTCAATAAAGAAgcaattttataaaagaatgttAAAAGAGAAAACATTTCATATGAACAggtaaaaaatgtttgaaattataaaattaaataattcacctgtcataatcaaattaaataagcCTATGTCATAGAGGAGGTTGATCTCGCTTTTCAAAGAAATATACTTGGCTTCATCGTAAAACAACAGCTGCTACTTCATATTCAACTCAACTGCCTCTGGGATCCATGGCACCATGCCATGCTTTAACTCAAATCCTTATAcatcctttaaaaaatacaataccTAAAACAAACACTGACTAACAACCACCATTTCTCACTCGCAATCCATCAATCTCCGAGGTAAATCATCAATCTGCTCTTCCTAGCAATTACACAGATACAACACGAGCCTTGTACATGATTATATACGCCATATGCCAATCACCTGGAGACAGATGACAGAATTTTTTTACGGGGTaaacatataaacaaatttgaagTTTATAAAATAACGAATGCCCTTTTGATTTCCTaatcataaaaactaaaaagataataaatttgttaatccTTGAGAGAGGAATTCAAGCtacaaatatacaaattaagGATAATGCTGCTAGGTTGAAATTCGGAGAGGGAAGTAGGGTGGAGGAAGAAGTAAATAATATCCATGTCcgtaaattaattatatgatattcACCTCCTCCAGAGAGTCTAGTGATGTCGTCTTCCACTCTTGGTTTGGGATTGTCATCGTCAAACTCAATCCATTTCCCtgccaacaacaaaataaatattgtttgaaaGAGGCCAGGACAGATGGTTAGATACAAACACAATTCTATTTCCTAGAACCAACCATTCTCTTGCTTGACCCAACCAACATAATGTCCTGAATCAGCACTTCTACCCTTGTGGGTCAACACAGCAACCAAATCATAAATTCCAGTCATCTGTGTTTCCTTTTCACCTATAGACGGAGAATGATGAAAACAAAGCAGAAAGAGAGTTAGTGTGTGTGCATAAGTGTGTATAAATTACTGGCAGCAGAAAATAAATGAGTAGCAGATCGTTGCAAGTTTTTACCCTCGTCCATGGGAACTACAGATGGCTCCCCATCAACGTTCGATGATCCCTGAATCAACAAAGAAGCAAAATACACagaattgtatttatttatgctAACTGTAGTAGTACGTAGAATATGCAAGGGGCGTTAAATGGACTGAAATCAACTGTAATGATCGATACATAGAATCAATGTATTTCAAACCAATAAgtttttttgtaaaagaaaaattagatgaGTTTTAACTTGGGTCGTATATACATATCCTGCTAACCAATGTCTTTCTTTTAcaagaatataattaaaaaatcttCTCAAAAAACTAAACAGTtctgtaattttatttgtaaaagaaaaagttgtttttcACCCGCAtataggaaaaaaaagaaaagcattacttgtttgatttagttttttaaaacagTTTTAGTAACCCATTTGAAAAAccgatttttaaaataagttaggAAAAAACTCGAAAACCGctttagaaagaaaatgaaggaagaaTGGAAATAGAAGGAGGATTTTGTCTGGCAGCAATGGAGTCCGGTTGAGAAATGGAACAAGTGGTTGAGAAaactaaaaacagaaaacacaaTCATTTTTTAGCtgttaaaaacagaaaaactaaaacagtaataaaaaagtttagctttaaaaaataaaaaaactgaactgtTTTTAAAAACAGTACAGAAACAAGCCCTTGGTATTCCACGGAGAATGAAATCCCCGTCACAATATTCTATTTAGGAACAGAACTCAATTCTCCACTCCAAATTCTATTGCGGATCGATGGGATGAAATTACAACTCCATGCTTATGACAGCAAGCATGGAAATCATCGAAGGGAATCACAATCACTGCATATCAAAGATGATGTTAAGTTTGGCTGTTTCCTAACCTCAGCGTCGGCCATTTTCACATCATTTTCCTTCTGAGCAGAACTTGTATCATTCACTTTCAGACCAAGCTTTTTGCCTTCCTCGTTTCTTAGGATCTAAAGGTACAATATCCAAAATGTATAAAACCACACATTATAAGCAAGCATCTTTCTTCTTACAAACAACCATaagattttcatatttaaagaCAAAAAGGATACCTGTCTAGGAGCATCCAGTTTTTTACGAAGATCATCTgaacaaaaatcataaacatcCAACTCCAGAGGATAATCCACTTTCTGAGATAACCAAGCACAAAggcataataaaataaatttcagagCAAGCAAAATCTTTGAATGTAATTAGTCAAAACCCAACAATGAccatcaaaaaagaaaaaaacaaaaggagaAAATAGTGAATGTTACCCGTAAAATCTTAGCTTTCTGGTTGGATTCCCTCTTCCAAAAGAAACGGACAAACTGAACAGTCAAGTACCTTGAGAAGGCAAAAGTTGAAAAGTGCACCACTCAGCAATTAccaatgaaaaattaaaatatgacaaaaaaagCAACCGACCTTATCTGATGAACTACTAGGCCAGTATTTGAGAACCAACTTTGTAAAACGCAGACCAATATTTTAACTATAACCCATGAGACAGATCATAAGTTATACAGTAGAATCTTAACAACTCTTTCAAACAAGGTCTCATGAGTCATTACTAGTATCGTTAGTTTAGACCATCCACACGCCCGTGGAATTAGAATGTACAGCCAAAATTAGGCTGACTCCTTTTCAATAGACTGAAGAAGGATGTCTTGGCACAGTCAATGCAGAAACCAAGCCTAAATAGTAATCTTATCTAGACTCTTTATGCAAGTTATACTATCAAAGATAGCTTGTACATGTATAGCTCAAAGTGTAATCCAACTGAAATCACGTGGCATCAAAGAAAACAGTATCCAAAAAATATCATTTGAAAAGGATAATATCAACCTTGGCAGGGCATTAATGCGTGATTCCTTCAAGTATGTAGCACTACGGCCCAAAGCAGGTGAAGCCTTTTCTAACTCAGATTTTAAACCCTACAAAAGTAAGCTAGGTTAGTAGAAGCTCACAAGTGTATTCATCATAgcaaacaatatttaataagattaaACAATTTGATAGACCTAAATTAGTCAAACTATTGAATTTTCATTTAGCAGTACTTATATGAGGGGATGGAGAAAAAGCTAAGAATAATAGTAATTCTAAATTAGTAACCTGTGGCGATACCAATGGTTAATAAAGTCAACATGTTACATATTAACCACTGCATGAAGATCTTTGGTTAATAAACAGGAAAAAATTTACCAATAACTTCTTTATTGTTAATTTCCTTCTGGTTTGTGTGTGCATGCATGCACAAGCGTGCTACACTCATTTGAACCAACCTAAACCGTGGCTACTTCCCACTCCCAAAAAACTCAGTCCAAAACCAAGACCTTGGCAAACCAAAAAAATGTCTTTGCGGCAGGTAACAGTGCTAGAGATAAACTATAACATACTGGTTCTCAAGAGCCAATTATTTTTCAGCAGTAGAAGGAAACACAAGTTGCAGaccaaataagaaaattataaagtaaactTCCAGAGCAACATATCACTGAACTTTCACTGCATAATAGTTATACATGTGTCTCGGTGTAAAGACAAAGAGAAATGGCTTAGCACTTACATGTTTAATCCCTTCATGTAAATGGTTCACCTCCTGCGATATGTGGCATTTAAGTGAATAAACAGACTCTGATTCCGAGCTTTCTTCATTACTCTCTTGACAATGAATCCTAACAtgttatccaaaaaaaaatggaaaacgaCTATAAATTAACAGGATGCAATTTAAGGGGCACCAATTAGcattttagtatatttaaaaaaaaatgtgaactGTTGTCTCTATTAATCCAAAAAAAGAGTGAACTGATCAGAGTGCACCACAAAGCAAGAACTACAATGTTACACatgtaaaaaacaatttttttccagCCAAAAGACTCACAGAGTCATGGACACATAAACTATAATACAAGTCCAAACCCTC harbors:
- the LOC108320663 gene encoding ubiquitin carboxyl-terminal hydrolase 6 codes for the protein MITVSVKWQKEIFKEVEIDTTQSPYVFKCQLYDLTGVPPERQKIMVKGGLLKDDADWSTLGVKEGQKLMMMGTADEIVKSPEKGTVFVEDLPEEEQVVAVGHTAGLFNLGNTCYMNSTLQCLHSVPELKSSLIKYSHSGRNNDVDPSSHMLTIATRDLFNELDKSVKPVAPMQFWMVLRKKYPQFGQLHNGVFMQQDAEECWTQLLYTLSQSLRSPGSSENLDAVKAIFGIELISRIHCQESNEESSESESVYSLKCHISQEVNHLHEGIKHGLKSELEKASPALGRSATYLKESRINALPRYLTVQFVRFFWKRESNQKAKILRKVDYPLELDVYDFCSDDLRKKLDAPRQILRNEEGKKLGLKVNDTSSAQKENDVKMADAEGSSNVDGEPSVVPMDEGEKETQMTGIYDLVAVLTHKGRSADSGHYVGWVKQENGKWIEFDDDNPKPRVEDDITRLSGGGDWHMAYIIMYKARVVSV
- the LOC108320453 gene encoding uncharacterized protein LOC108320453, whose amino-acid sequence is MESNGEAENSCGKVCSPSSEKPSLMLMKKKNKKKKLCCRYCNKKFSSFQALGGHQNAHKAERAVAQREKILNMASAYGRTSYVGGVDSNNCHGLRGKSCGVSEISMTHFKPHFGLTHDHQWSKQYTLDYVQATIQKLQTLNDEGSGFHQDHISYQPLTFSILGDEKLNSELLFNTSLSNQEKDSAVISRNEITMMHDLNVKNSSGDENSDEENGFSAMAAGNAVVEELDLTLKIANRVVEEPDLTLKI